ATTTTCTTTTTCAGCTTTTTGAACCATGTACTCAATATCAAGCTTAGTAATAAGCCTACCTGTTAGTTCTGCATTCTCTCCTAGGAAAGTGCTAATAAACCAAACGATACTTTTAATTATTGGAAATAAAGAAATATACCAAAGTTGAAGGAATCTAATTGTTGGAACCGCAAGCTTTTCAGCGTGAGTTCGAGCAAATGTCTTTGGAATAATTTCACCAAAGATCAGAATTATAAAGGTCGTGATACCGACGGCAATTCCGATTGAATCTGATGAGAATACTCTCGCCGTAATTGTTGTCATAAGTGAAGAGGCGAAAATATTAACAACGTTATTTCCTACAAGGATAGTTGTTAAGAATTCATTTGGTCTTTCAATCATGAAGTTTAAGGCATTCCCTCTGCTTCCTCCCTCTTCAATAATTTGCTTGGCCCTATCTAGGTTAATAGACATGAGCACGGCTTCTGATCCAGAAAAAACTCCAGAGAGAAGAAAGCACGTCATAAGAAGTACGATTTCATAAGTCTCTACTTGCACGAGTAACGTCCTGACAGAGAATTGAATAAAGTAGTGGGGATTGATTCAGTAAGGTTGGCTAATCTATTATAGCCGGTGAATGACGGAGGTTCTATTTCCTAGGTCCTTGTTAAGTTTTATAATGAGCCATTTCTTTTATACTTAAATAAATTAAATGTCTTGATTTATAATACATTGCATTGATTTCTTTGTCTATTCCTATGCAATTTCAACGTATTAATTACTATATTTATACCACAAATTAGTGGTGTTCTAACTGCTTTCCATCAAAGTCATGGTCAGAGTAGACGATACGATCATTCATTTCGTGATTAAAGCCATGTATCTCTTTAATATTACTAACATTTCTAAAGATTGTATTGCACTTATAGCAAATTGCTATTTGATTCAGCTTCCTAAAGAGAATTAAATCCATCACATAGAGAACTATAAACGAGATCCCATAAGTCCAAATTGATAAGACCGCAGCGATCACAAAAAGGGCCACACCTATCTTTCTATTAAAATCTTTTTGAGAGTAGAAATCTTTTCTCTCGCAACATGGACATTGTTTTAAAATTCCTTCTTCATGCTCCTTAGAAAAGTGAGTTGCTACTTCTTTTTCGCAAACGTCACACTTCGCAATTCTAGCATCAGTACTTGGAACAACATGGATTCCAGAGCCACATTCAGAACAAGTAAGGGTAACTTCCATCATATTAGTAATCCGTATTTAAAGAATAAGTACGCTGAAACAAGCTCACCTACAAAGACAAAAATTGTCATGGCATACAGGACTCCTGTAGCACTTTGAGTTGAGCGAATCTTCACTAATTTCCAAGTGAAAATACTCATCGCAAAAATGACAACATAGCCCCAGCCAACTCGCATAGTCAACATTAACCAGTTAAATGCGTAGCCACCGCCAAGCTGAGTAAACTCTTTAAAGAATCCCCAGTTTAAATACGTTTCATAACCAGACCAAATAACTTTAATTGCTAGAATTGCCCATAGAATCAGAATACTAACTTTCAAAGGCTTCTCACTAAGTCGCGGCACAACGAGGTAGTAGTGCCCTAGAATCATAGCGTAAGTAATAATTCCAAGAAGAATTGCCGAGCTTACCCCAAATCGAAACTGTGAGCTCCAACCATTTTGAAAATCCATGAGTAAATAAAGTAAAGCGAGATTGTGAACAGCAAATAAAATCCACATGAAAATACTCTTCTCGTCTTTATGAAGCTGTCTAATTAAAAAGAGGGCCACTATGGAGATATAGTAAACTCGAGTTAGAGGATCGGTGAATGTTCCGTAGGAGAGATGGATCAGAAGAGCTGTTACCGCAGATCCAAGGCAAACGCTACTTATAAGTTTTTGAAAGCCAGCCCCAGTCATTTTAGAGCTAGCAATCCATGTGAACATTCCCACGCCTAGTGCCAGAGTCATAAAGAAAAACTCTGCTACATTTACTATTTCTGCTCCCATATATTCTCCAACATATCTGCATCTTTGTGCTTTCTTATATAATTTAATAGGTCGTCTATTATTTCATAATTCACTTCAGGAAGTCTTCCTTTATAAGGCGAAGACTTTTCACTAAAAGAGAATTCAAACCATTCGCCATTTGAAGGGCTTAGTCCTTCTCCACTTGCAAAGTGAGTAAAAAGACAAACACTTCGATCTCTATAATCAAAACTCTTAATTTTAAAGAGAATTACATTTGTAAGTTCAGTGCTGGATTCTTCCAGGAACTCACGAATAGCCGCTTGCTTAGGAATTTCTCCGTCTTCAATCTTTCCACCAGGAAATTCAAGTAGCCCATTAAGTGGCCCATCTTCATGCCTCTCCTGCATCCAAAAACTACAAGAATTTTCATTGATATTTCTTATGAGAATAACTATTGCTACGGGAGTGACCATGACCAACCTTAAATTTCCTATAATACTTTCTAGCAAAAATAAAAAGTGTCTACAAGTCTTGAGATTTTGACACCCGTGGTCTATAAAGCCTTTTATGCGAAAGTTACCATTTAAAGAAAGATCACTTTTATTTGCGCCGATGGAGGGAGTCACTGATGAACCTTACCGTATTGCTATTGAAAGGGCCTTTCCTGAGTGGGATTACCTTTGTACCGACTTTCTCCGCGTCCCAACAGTAGGAGCATTCTCTTCACAGAAGCTCATCAACCACTATGGACAAAAGGTACTACGTACCCCAGAGCTTAGAAAGAAAACTGGATTTCAAATTCTTACCAGCTACCGAGCTCAAACAGAAGAGATGGTTAAACAGATTAACGAGATTAAAGAAATTGAACATCTCGACTTAAACCTTGGATGTCCATCGAAGAAAGTAAATGCCCACAAAGGCGGAGCATACCTTCTAAGTGAGATGAATGAGCTCAGAGAAATCATTCAAATTATAAGAAAGAATTTCGACAGAACATTCACAGTAAAGATAAGAATTGGCTACAAAGATACTGATCGATTTATTGATTCGTTAAAACTCTTTGAAGACGAAGGGGTTGAGGCAATCACAATTCACGGAAGAACAAGAGATCAGCTCTATCGAGGTTTTGCCAATTGGGACTTTATAAAAGAAGCCGTTAAAACTGTTTCTATTCCTGTCATTGGAAACGGGGATGTGTGGACTGTTCACGATATTGATAGAATGTTTGATTACTGTGAGTGCGACTCCATTATGCTTGGTCGAGGAGCCTTGAAAACACCATGGTTGGCCTCACTCTATTACCAATACCAAGATAGACTTGACGATCTAGACGACTTCACTCTCCTTCAAGAAAGAAGAACCTACGTTCAAAATTATTTTGATGAATTAGAGAGAGAATATAAGAAAGAAGAAAATATTAACGTTCGAATCTTGAATAGGTTCAAATCTTTTTCTAGATATATTTTTGACGACTTTGAAAATGCTGAACAGCTTAGATCAAGTTTCTTAAGAGCAAACTCTCTCGATCACTTTAAAGACCTTCTCTACGATATTTAATCAGTCTAATTATTCGTTCACGGTGAAAGATTAATTCAAAATAAATTGATCCTAAAAGTGATGCAATAAAAACGCCCTCTAAACTAATTAAGAAGCAAAGGCCTGAAAAAATCATCGGAGGAACTGACCGAAGAAGAATTTTTAAATAGAACTTCTGACTTATTGAACTTAGAAAGTTATCCACGCCAAAAATAAAACGAAGTAGCGAAAACTTATATTTCTTAAGTTCAAGTCTTTCTCTAAGACTTGGAGCATGTATCGTAAAGCTCCAACAAAACCCTAGAACAATATAATTGAACGTTTGAAAATTAATACTGGTAAACCATAAGCATAGGCTTAGAGTAAAAAGAGCTACTAAGTAAGTTACTAAATATTTATTATTCTCATTTAAAGTCATTGAAATCATTATAGCAGAGAAATTATTGCTATCTCTCCTTTTTTTACGACCTAAATTATAATGAACTTATTCAATCATGGAGGATTAATGAAGCAACTTATTGCAATCTGCGCACTAGCAGTCTCTTTTAATACATATTCAACTTGTACGGATGACTTTAATCAAGGAATCGCACAATATGAATTTGCAATGAATTACTTCGAAAGCGGTAGTGCGAACTATCAAATAGCTGTTGATGAGTCGAGAGGACAAGGAAGAAGAAGTGTTGTGTGCAACGCTCTTGTAAAGTCTAATACTGGTTTTGATGTGGCTACAAATTCATTTTCTAAGTGTATTGAATCGTTTACAAGTGCAGCAAGTAGTTGCTCTGGTCAATCGAGAGATATTGCTCTTGAAAATAAAGACGTTTGCGTAGGAAATCATGATATTGCGAAAGGTAACTACGAACAAATTCTTTCCACACTAAAGGCCACATGCTTTAAGAGTGAAGAAAGTGGTGACCTCAATTTATCTGGAAGTATTCAAGAACTATAAGTGATTTTTAGCATCGAGGTTATCCTCGATGCTAAAATATTTAAATACAATCTTTTCTTTTTAATTTAACAGAGAAATCATAGAACATTCCTCTTCTAATTGAAGAGAGATAGAATTTTCCATCTACATACTCTCCATCAGTCCTAAAG
The sequence above is a segment of the Halobacteriovorax sp. JY17 genome. Coding sequences within it:
- a CDS encoding NUDIX domain-containing protein codes for the protein MVTPVAIVILIRNINENSCSFWMQERHEDGPLNGLLEFPGGKIEDGEIPKQAAIREFLEESSTELTNVILFKIKSFDYRDRSVCLFTHFASGEGLSPSNGEWFEFSFSEKSSPYKGRLPEVNYEIIDDLLNYIRKHKDADMLENIWEQK
- a CDS encoding tRNA-dihydrouridine synthase family protein: MRKLPFKERSLLFAPMEGVTDEPYRIAIERAFPEWDYLCTDFLRVPTVGAFSSQKLINHYGQKVLRTPELRKKTGFQILTSYRAQTEEMVKQINEIKEIEHLDLNLGCPSKKVNAHKGGAYLLSEMNELREIIQIIRKNFDRTFTVKIRIGYKDTDRFIDSLKLFEDEGVEAITIHGRTRDQLYRGFANWDFIKEAVKTVSIPVIGNGDVWTVHDIDRMFDYCECDSIMLGRGALKTPWLASLYYQYQDRLDDLDDFTLLQERRTYVQNYFDELEREYKKEENINVRILNRFKSFSRYIFDDFENAEQLRSSFLRANSLDHFKDLLYDI